A portion of the Chlamydia avium 10DC88 genome contains these proteins:
- the rplT gene encoding 50S ribosomal protein L20, whose product MVRATGSVASRRRRKRILKQAKGFWGDRKGHFRQSRSSVMRAMAFNYMHRKDRKGDFRSLWIMRLNVAARIHGLSYSRLICGLKYARVSLNRKMLSEMAIHNPQGFAEVANQAKKALEMAV is encoded by the coding sequence ATGGTAAGAGCAACAGGTTCGGTAGCCTCCAGACGTCGTCGTAAGCGTATATTAAAACAGGCTAAAGGTTTTTGGGGAGATAGAAAAGGTCATTTTCGCCAGAGTAGGTCTTCTGTAATGAGAGCCATGGCTTTTAATTATATGCATAGAAAGGATCGGAAAGGTGATTTTCGTAGTCTTTGGATCATGCGTCTCAATGTGGCCGCAAGAATTCATGGTTTATCCTATAGCCGTTTAATTTGTGGCTTAAAATATGCTAGAGTTAGTTTAAACAGAAAAATGCTCTCAGAAATGGCTATTCATAATCCTCAAGGATTTGCAGAAGTAGCTAATCAAGCGAAAAAGGCTTTGGAAATGGCTGTATAG
- the pheS gene encoding phenylalanine--tRNA ligase subunit alpha: protein MTIQEELAATKQQFCTELDQVHSSKDLFDLKVRYLGKKGIFRGFAEKLRECPIEGKAQLGASINDCKAYIEELIQDKSHRILLAEEHKEFLKDKIDVTLPGEPFCSGGRHIVKKVLDDIVDIYVHLGFSVREAPHIESEKNNFSLLNFDEDHPARQMHDTFYLDPTTLLRTHTSNVQVRELKKKAPPIKIVAPGLCFRNEDISARSHVIFHQVEAFYLDNHVTLSDLTAMLTEFYPIFFERKVELRLRHSYFPFVEPGIEVDISCECHGRGCSLCKHSGWLEVAGAGMIHPQVLRNSGIDPEKYSGYAVGMGIERLAMLKHGISDIRLFCENDLRFLQQFS, encoded by the coding sequence ATGACGATTCAAGAGGAGCTTGCAGCTACTAAGCAGCAGTTTTGTACTGAATTAGATCAAGTACATTCTTCGAAAGATCTTTTTGACCTAAAGGTACGTTACCTAGGAAAAAAAGGGATTTTTCGAGGATTCGCTGAAAAATTAAGAGAGTGTCCTATTGAGGGGAAAGCTCAATTAGGAGCCTCTATCAATGATTGTAAAGCTTATATTGAAGAGTTAATTCAAGATAAAAGTCATCGCATTCTTCTTGCTGAAGAACATAAAGAATTCCTAAAAGATAAAATAGATGTAACTCTACCAGGAGAGCCTTTTTGCTCAGGAGGTAGACACATTGTTAAAAAAGTTTTGGATGATATTGTTGATATCTACGTACACCTAGGGTTTTCTGTTCGAGAAGCACCGCATATTGAAAGTGAGAAAAATAATTTTTCCCTACTCAATTTTGATGAAGATCACCCCGCTAGGCAAATGCATGACACATTTTATCTAGATCCTACAACGCTATTACGTACTCATACCTCTAATGTGCAAGTTCGTGAACTCAAGAAGAAAGCTCCACCCATAAAAATTGTGGCTCCCGGTTTGTGTTTTCGTAATGAAGATATTTCAGCACGATCTCATGTCATTTTTCACCAGGTAGAAGCATTTTATCTTGATAATCACGTAACTCTTTCTGACCTGACAGCAATGCTTACAGAGTTTTATCCTATTTTTTTTGAAAGGAAAGTCGAATTGCGTTTACGACATAGTTATTTTCCTTTCGTTGAGCCAGGCATAGAAGTAGATATTTCTTGTGAGTGTCACGGAAGGGGATGCTCCCTATGTAAACATAGTGGTTGGTTAGAAGTAGCCGGAGCTGGTATGATACATCCTCAAGTCCTACGCAATAGTGGAATAGATCCAGAAAAATATTCTGGCTACGCTGTTGGAATGGGAATTGAAAGATTAGCTATGTTAAAACATGGCATTTCTGATATTCGTCTTTTTTGTGAAAACGATCTCAGATTTTTACAACAATTTTCTTAG
- the murB gene encoding UDP-N-acetylmuramate dehydrogenase encodes MKESTTIQFPFSVRRGVWLSKYSTFRIGGPANYFKEIQSVSEAQEVIRFLYSHNYPVVIIGKGSNCLFDDEGFDGFILFNNIQGKEFLSETTVKAYSGMSFSYLGKTLSSCRYSGLEFALGIPGSVGGAVFMNAGIGEQDVASVIESVEAIDSQGNIISYTAEQLDFGYRTSRFHHSKEFILSATFRIFRNSSALQTSKQLLQHRLLSQPYQLPSAGCIFRNPKGNSAGKLIDEAGFKGFSFGDAQISPKHANFIVNTGRATAHEVKQLIQIVKDKLQSQGINLEEEIRIIPYRLP; translated from the coding sequence GTGAAAGAATCTACTACTATACAATTCCCCTTCTCTGTTCGTCGCGGTGTTTGGTTAAGCAAGTATTCTACATTCCGTATTGGAGGACCTGCTAATTACTTTAAAGAAATTCAATCTGTTAGTGAGGCTCAAGAAGTTATTCGTTTTCTTTATAGCCATAATTATCCTGTCGTCATTATAGGGAAGGGGTCAAACTGTTTATTTGATGATGAAGGTTTTGATGGTTTCATCTTATTTAATAATATCCAGGGAAAAGAGTTTCTTTCTGAAACTACTGTTAAAGCATATTCGGGTATGTCTTTTTCCTATCTAGGGAAAACGCTTTCTTCCTGTAGATACTCTGGTCTAGAATTTGCCTTAGGTATCCCTGGATCTGTTGGTGGTGCAGTATTTATGAATGCTGGGATTGGAGAACAAGATGTTGCCTCAGTTATTGAAAGTGTTGAGGCTATCGATTCTCAAGGTAATATTATTTCCTATACAGCTGAGCAATTAGATTTTGGTTATCGTACTTCACGATTTCATCATTCCAAAGAATTTATTTTATCTGCGACCTTTAGGATCTTTCGGAATTCTTCAGCCTTACAAACATCAAAACAATTATTACAACACCGTCTACTATCTCAACCATACCAATTGCCTTCCGCAGGCTGTATTTTCCGGAATCCAAAAGGAAATTCTGCAGGGAAATTAATTGATGAAGCAGGTTTTAAAGGCTTTTCTTTCGGGGATGCACAAATATCACCGAAACACGCTAATTTTATTGTGAATACAGGAAGAGCAACTGCTCATGAAGTAAAACAACTTATTCAGATAGTAAAAGATAAACTGCAATCCCAAGGCATCAATTTAGAAGAAGAAATTCGTATTATTCCCTATCGCCTTCCTTGA
- the rpmI gene encoding 50S ribosomal protein L35 has product MPKMKSNRSVAARFKLTGSGQLKRCRPGKRHKLSKKSSQEKRNLSKQPLVDKGQLGTYKRMMLV; this is encoded by the coding sequence ATGCCCAAGATGAAAAGCAATAGATCCGTTGCGGCGCGTTTTAAGCTAACCGGTTCAGGTCAGTTAAAGAGATGTCGCCCAGGGAAAAGGCACAAACTTTCAAAAAAATCTTCGCAAGAAAAACGCAACCTATCTAAACAGCCTCTAGTAGATAAAGGGCAGTTAGGTACGTATAAGCGAATGATGCTTGTTTAA
- the nusB gene encoding transcription antitermination factor NusB has translation MSTLTSDFPGAYVKLPRSLPRRKMREVVLQILYALSMDPSSEASLVPLVMSETAVAQRHVLLALNTSKEILAKSLELDVLISQTIKTISFSKLTLMEKNVLRLTLFEYFYNDKPISTAILIAEATRLIKKFSYVEACALIYAVLNDIFRLSLPTIENSETRLICG, from the coding sequence ATGTCTACGTTGACCTCTGATTTTCCAGGGGCTTACGTCAAGCTACCTCGCTCTCTTCCTAGGAGGAAAATGCGTGAAGTTGTGTTGCAGATATTATATGCTTTGAGTATGGATCCTTCGTCAGAGGCGAGTTTAGTCCCTCTTGTAATGTCTGAAACTGCTGTGGCGCAAAGACACGTTCTCCTCGCTTTAAACACTTCTAAAGAAATTCTTGCTAAATCCTTAGAATTAGACGTGTTAATCTCTCAAACTATTAAAACAATTTCATTTAGTAAGCTAACTTTAATGGAAAAAAATGTATTACGTCTAACTCTGTTCGAATATTTTTATAATGATAAACCAATAAGTACTGCTATTTTAATTGCTGAGGCTACAAGACTCATCAAAAAATTTAGCTACGTAGAAGCTTGCGCTCTTATTTATGCGGTGTTAAACGACATTTTCCGTTTATCCTTACCTACCATAGAAAATTCAGAAACTAGACTAATATGTGGTTAG
- a CDS encoding ribonucleotide-diphosphate reductase subunit beta: protein MEADVFEGKLKRVQLDSKRLVNCNQVDVNQLVPIKYKWAWEHYLNGCANNWLPTEVPMARDIALWKSADLSEDERRVILLNLGFFSTAESLVGNNIVLAIFKHITNPEARQYLLRQAFEEAVHTHTFLYICESLGLEASEVFNAYNERASIKAKDDFQMYLTQDIVDPNFSTDSLEGLRKFIKNLVGYYIIMEGIFFYSGFVMILSFHRQNKMTGIGEQYQYILRDETIHLNFGIDLINGIKEENPEVWTQELQNEIVDLIERAVDLEIDYARDCLPRGILGLKSSMFIDYVRHIADRRLERIGLRPIYNAKNPFPWMSETIDLNKEKNFFETRVTEYQTSGSLLW from the coding sequence ATGGAAGCAGATGTTTTTGAAGGGAAGTTAAAACGTGTTCAGCTAGACAGTAAGCGTCTAGTAAATTGTAATCAAGTTGATGTAAATCAGTTAGTACCCATTAAGTATAAGTGGGCTTGGGAACATTATCTCAATGGATGTGCAAATAATTGGTTGCCTACCGAGGTTCCTATGGCTCGGGATATTGCTTTGTGGAAATCAGCAGATCTTTCTGAAGACGAACGTCGGGTAATCCTTTTAAATTTAGGGTTTTTCAGCACTGCAGAAAGCTTAGTAGGCAATAATATTGTTTTAGCTATTTTTAAACATATTACTAATCCTGAAGCACGTCAATATTTGTTAAGACAAGCTTTTGAAGAAGCAGTCCATACGCATACCTTTCTTTATATTTGTGAATCTTTAGGTCTTGAAGCATCCGAGGTATTCAATGCATATAATGAACGCGCCAGCATCAAAGCTAAAGATGACTTTCAAATGTATTTAACTCAAGATATAGTTGACCCTAACTTTTCTACAGACTCTTTAGAAGGATTACGTAAATTTATTAAGAACTTAGTAGGTTATTATATCATTATGGAAGGGATCTTTTTCTATAGCGGTTTTGTGATGATCCTTTCTTTCCATCGTCAGAACAAAATGACAGGAATAGGAGAACAGTATCAGTACATTTTAAGAGATGAAACTATTCATTTGAATTTTGGTATTGATCTTATTAATGGTATCAAAGAAGAAAATCCCGAAGTTTGGACACAAGAATTGCAAAATGAAATTGTAGATTTGATTGAGAGAGCTGTAGATTTGGAAATTGATTATGCTAGAGATTGTTTGCCTAGAGGTATTTTAGGATTAAAATCTTCAATGTTTATTGATTATGTTCGCCATATTGCAGATCGTCGTTTAGAAAGAATAGGTCTAAGGCCTATTTATAATGCAAAGAATCCTTTTCCTTGGATGAGTGAAACTATAGATCTCAATAAAGAGAAAAACTTTTTTGAAACTCGTGTCACAGAATACCAAACTTCCGGAAGTTTACTTTGGTAG
- a CDS encoding CDP-alcohol phosphatidyltransferase family protein, with amino-acid sequence MVGLESDIRGKRRAVTPNAITAFGLCCGLFIIFKSILKTSSSIELLHRLQGLSLLLISAMIADFSDGAIARIMKAESAFGAQFDSLSDAITFGIAPPLIAIRSLDGVYTEGFYSLLLLITSIIYSLCGVLRLVRYNLFSKKPSDTTRISCFIGLPIPAAAACVVSLSLLLVSNFSTVLPNQVHVILISFSLLFSGSLMISPWKFPGIKNLRFKVSSFLLVATTGLVACLLFLGLIDHFIEVFFLVSWLYVCVIFPIFAIAYYKKMR; translated from the coding sequence ATGGTAGGATTAGAATCAGATATCCGAGGTAAGCGTCGAGCAGTGACTCCTAATGCTATTACTGCCTTTGGTTTATGTTGTGGGCTATTTATTATTTTCAAAAGTATTTTAAAGACCTCTTCTTCCATTGAACTTTTACACCGACTTCAAGGACTTTCTCTTTTATTGATCAGTGCTATGATAGCTGATTTTTCAGATGGAGCTATTGCTCGCATTATGAAAGCAGAAAGTGCATTCGGAGCACAATTTGATTCTCTTTCTGATGCTATTACTTTTGGTATAGCGCCACCATTAATTGCCATTCGAAGTCTTGATGGAGTGTATACTGAGGGCTTTTATTCTTTGCTTCTCTTGATCACGTCAATTATTTACTCCTTATGCGGAGTTTTGAGGCTCGTACGCTACAATTTATTCTCTAAAAAGCCTTCTGATACAACGCGCATCTCTTGTTTTATTGGATTACCTATTCCTGCTGCTGCGGCTTGCGTGGTTTCTTTATCCTTACTACTAGTTTCTAACTTCTCAACCGTGTTGCCTAATCAAGTGCATGTTATTTTAATTTCTTTCAGCCTACTTTTCTCTGGGAGTCTTATGATTTCCCCTTGGAAGTTCCCTGGAATTAAGAATCTACGTTTCAAAGTTTCTTCATTTTTACTTGTAGCAACCACCGGGCTAGTTGCTTGTTTACTTTTCCTAGGTCTTATCGATCACTTTATTGAAGTATTTTTTTTAGTCTCTTGGTTGTATGTTTGTGTGATCTTTCCGATTTTTGCAATTGCGTATTATAAAAAAATGAGATAA
- the infC gene encoding translation initiation factor IF-3, which translates to MALNLKINRQIRAPKVRLIGSSGEQLGILGIKEALDLAREADLDLVEVASNSEPPVCKIMDYGKYRYDLTKKEKDSKKAQHQVRIKEVKLKPNIDDNDFSTKLRQARAFIEKGNKVKITCMFRGRELAYPEHGHKVVQKMSQGLEDVGFVESEPKLNGRSLICIVAPGAVKTKKKQEKLHAQDEKQ; encoded by the coding sequence GTGGCGTTAAATTTAAAAATTAACAGACAAATACGAGCACCTAAGGTTCGTCTCATAGGTTCGAGTGGCGAGCAGTTAGGCATATTAGGTATTAAAGAGGCTTTGGATTTAGCCCGGGAGGCAGATTTGGACCTTGTAGAGGTCGCTTCTAATAGTGAGCCCCCCGTATGTAAGATTATGGATTATGGCAAGTATCGCTATGATTTAACCAAAAAAGAAAAAGACAGTAAGAAGGCTCAACACCAAGTAAGAATCAAAGAAGTCAAATTAAAACCTAATATTGATGATAACGACTTTTCTACTAAGTTAAGACAAGCACGAGCTTTTATTGAAAAAGGGAACAAAGTCAAGATTACTTGTATGTTTCGAGGCCGTGAACTTGCTTATCCCGAACATGGGCACAAAGTTGTACAGAAGATGAGCCAAGGACTGGAAGATGTGGGATTTGTAGAGTCAGAGCCTAAATTAAATGGTCGTTCTCTAATTTGTATCGTAGCTCCAGGAGCTGTAAAAACTAAAAAAAAGCAGGAAAAATTGCATGCCCAAGATGAAAAGCAATAG
- a CDS encoding tRNA (guanine(46)-N(7))-methyltransferase TrmB — protein MKPQDLKLPFLWKERSPRIQDFILYVPEYYFDHERFLMPWDSFFSSSQPVICELCSGNGDWVVSQALSTPHINWIAVEKRFDRVRKIWSKMKNSQVNNLRIVHGAAQTFFRYYVSDSSLQRVVINFPDPWPKTRHQKHRLFQKEFVQDIARVLQDKGGLTLVTDDKIYLIEAINIMQSHLVPRLHEPYYQSIDNYGESWFEKLWRSKGREIFYTEFIKDVGYS, from the coding sequence ATGAAGCCTCAAGATTTAAAACTTCCTTTTCTTTGGAAAGAACGGAGCCCCAGGATTCAAGATTTTATCTTATATGTTCCTGAGTATTATTTTGATCATGAACGTTTTCTCATGCCGTGGGATAGTTTTTTCAGTAGTTCTCAACCAGTTATTTGTGAACTTTGTTCAGGAAATGGTGACTGGGTAGTTTCTCAGGCTCTATCTACTCCACATATTAACTGGATTGCCGTTGAAAAGCGATTTGATCGAGTTAGAAAAATTTGGTCAAAAATGAAAAATTCGCAAGTAAATAATTTAAGAATCGTTCATGGTGCCGCCCAAACATTTTTTCGCTACTATGTAAGCGATTCTAGTTTACAACGGGTTGTCATAAATTTTCCTGACCCTTGGCCAAAAACACGACATCAAAAACATCGTTTATTTCAAAAGGAATTTGTTCAAGATATTGCTAGAGTATTACAGGATAAGGGCGGACTAACTCTCGTTACGGATGATAAAATATATCTCATTGAAGCTATAAACATCATGCAGAGTCATTTAGTCCCCAGACTGCATGAACCGTATTATCAATCGATAGATAATTATGGAGAATCTTGGTTTGAGAAGCTCTGGAGATCTAAGGGTAGGGAAATCTTTTATACAGAATTTATAAAAGATGTGGGATATAGCTGA
- a CDS encoding ribonucleoside-diphosphate reductase subunit alpha, with the protein MVEVDEKHYTIVKRNGMFVPFNQNRIFQALEAAFRDTRRLEDGSPLPKDLEVSISTITHQVVNEVVRKIREGQVITVERIQDMVENQLYVNGLQDIARDYIIYRDQHKKQREGSWHYTSVVRRDGNVVRFNPMKISAALEKAFRATKQIVDVPQQEILLEINTLTNKIVEEILAVSSPENSIDIETIQDIVEKQLMVAGHYKVAKNYILYREARARVRDRQEETPKVQEEVNTETYEVIRLDGTHYHINKAQLTERLLWACQRFPDTTDPHLLAEMAFTNFYSGIKESEVALACIMAARANIEKEPHYAFVAAALLMNVVYEETLGKNATDPDLVETQKQWFKEYILHGEQYRLNPLLKEYDLDALAESLDISRDQQFSYMGVQNLYDRYFNQHEGRRLETAQIFWMRVSMGLALNEGENKTAWAITFYNLLSTFRYTPATPTLFNSGMRHSQLSSCYLSTIKDDLAHIYKVIADNAMLSKWAGGIGNDWTGVRATGALIKGTNGKSQGVIPFIKVANDTAIAVNQGGKRKGAMCVYLEIWHLDYEDFLELRKNTGDERRRTHDINTASWIPDLFFKRLQQKGTWTLFSPDDVPGLHESFGWEFEQLYEEYERKIDSGEIKLYKKVPAEDLWRKMLSMLYETGHPWMTFKDPSNIRSAQDHVGVVRCSNLCTEILLNSSETETAVCNLGSINLVEHIVDGTIDEEKLSDTISTAIRILDNIIDLNFYPTVEAANANLQHRAIGLGVMGFQDALYKLNISYASQEAVEFADRSSELIAYYAILSSSLLAKERGTYSSYKGSKWDRGFLPLDTIELLKEYRGEEYLDMDTSSYKDWTPVRESIKAYGMRNCHTMAIAPTATISNIIGVTQSVEPTYKHLFVKSNLSGEFTVPNVYLIQKLKELGLWDEDMLDDLKYFDGSLLEIERIPDDLKKIFLTAFEIDPEWIIECASRRQKWLDMGQSLNLYLSEPNGKKLSAMYLTAWKKGLKTTYYLRSSAATSVEKSFTDINKRGIQPRWMKNKSASTDIIVERFKEVPTCSLEEGCESCQ; encoded by the coding sequence ATGGTCGAAGTAGATGAGAAGCATTATACTATTGTGAAACGCAATGGAATGTTCGTTCCCTTTAATCAAAATCGTATATTCCAAGCTCTAGAGGCTGCTTTTCGTGATACGCGTCGTTTAGAAGATGGTTCTCCTCTGCCTAAAGATCTCGAAGTTTCCATTTCTACAATTACTCATCAGGTTGTGAATGAGGTTGTAAGGAAAATTCGTGAAGGTCAAGTCATTACTGTTGAGCGCATTCAGGACATGGTAGAGAATCAATTGTATGTTAATGGCTTACAGGATATTGCTAGGGATTATATTATTTATAGGGATCAGCATAAAAAACAGCGTGAAGGATCTTGGCACTACACTTCAGTCGTGCGCAGGGACGGCAACGTTGTTCGGTTTAACCCTATGAAAATTTCTGCAGCTTTGGAAAAAGCTTTCCGTGCTACGAAACAAATTGTTGATGTGCCTCAACAAGAGATTCTATTAGAAATCAATACTTTAACAAACAAAATTGTTGAAGAGATCTTAGCTGTAAGTTCTCCAGAAAATAGTATTGATATCGAAACCATTCAAGATATTGTTGAAAAACAATTGATGGTTGCTGGTCATTATAAAGTTGCAAAAAATTATATTTTATATAGAGAAGCTCGTGCAAGAGTACGCGATCGTCAAGAAGAAACTCCTAAAGTACAAGAAGAAGTTAATACAGAAACTTATGAAGTAATTCGACTGGACGGCACACATTATCACATAAATAAGGCTCAATTAACAGAAAGATTATTGTGGGCATGTCAAAGATTCCCAGACACTACAGATCCTCATTTGCTTGCAGAAATGGCATTTACAAATTTTTATTCAGGAATAAAGGAGTCTGAAGTCGCATTAGCTTGTATTATGGCAGCTAGAGCAAATATCGAAAAAGAACCTCACTATGCTTTTGTAGCTGCAGCGTTGCTTATGAACGTAGTTTATGAAGAAACATTAGGTAAGAATGCAACAGATCCTGATCTTGTTGAAACACAAAAACAATGGTTCAAGGAGTATATTCTGCATGGAGAACAATATCGGTTGAATCCCCTATTGAAAGAATATGATCTCGATGCTTTAGCAGAATCTTTAGATATTTCTAGAGACCAACAGTTTTCCTATATGGGAGTACAAAATCTCTATGATCGTTACTTTAATCAACATGAGGGGCGTAGATTAGAAACAGCACAAATTTTCTGGATGCGTGTTTCTATGGGATTAGCTTTAAACGAAGGTGAAAATAAAACCGCATGGGCGATTACTTTTTATAATCTTCTTTCTACGTTCCGTTATACACCGGCAACACCTACACTGTTTAATTCGGGAATGCGTCATTCCCAACTAAGCTCTTGTTATTTATCCACTATAAAAGATGACCTCGCACATATTTATAAAGTTATCGCTGATAATGCCATGCTTTCTAAATGGGCCGGAGGCATTGGAAATGATTGGACAGGAGTTCGTGCTACAGGAGCTCTAATTAAAGGAACTAATGGAAAAAGTCAGGGAGTTATCCCGTTTATTAAGGTTGCTAATGATACAGCAATCGCTGTCAATCAGGGGGGTAAACGCAAGGGAGCAATGTGTGTTTATCTAGAAATCTGGCATTTAGATTATGAAGATTTCCTAGAATTAAGAAAAAACACAGGAGATGAACGTCGGCGTACTCATGATATTAATACAGCCAGCTGGATCCCTGATCTATTTTTTAAACGTTTACAGCAGAAAGGTACTTGGACTTTATTTAGCCCCGATGATGTTCCTGGGTTACACGAATCTTTTGGCTGGGAATTCGAACAGCTTTATGAAGAATATGAGAGAAAGATTGATTCTGGAGAAATCAAATTATACAAAAAAGTCCCCGCAGAAGATTTATGGAGAAAAATGCTCAGTATGCTTTACGAAACAGGTCATCCATGGATGACATTTAAAGATCCCTCAAATATTCGTTCAGCTCAAGATCATGTGGGTGTCGTTCGTTGTTCAAATTTATGTACCGAAATTTTGTTGAATAGTTCAGAGACAGAAACAGCTGTATGTAACCTAGGGTCTATCAATTTAGTAGAACATATTGTTGACGGAACTATTGATGAAGAAAAACTTAGTGACACTATTTCTACAGCTATTCGTATTTTAGATAATATTATTGATCTTAATTTCTATCCTACTGTAGAGGCTGCAAATGCTAATTTACAACATAGGGCCATTGGACTGGGAGTCATGGGCTTCCAAGATGCCTTATATAAATTAAATATTAGCTACGCTTCTCAGGAAGCTGTAGAATTTGCAGATCGTAGTTCAGAGTTGATCGCCTACTACGCCATTCTTTCTTCAAGTTTATTAGCGAAAGAACGAGGTACGTACAGCTCTTATAAGGGATCAAAGTGGGACCGAGGCTTCTTGCCTTTAGACACTATAGAATTACTAAAAGAATATCGTGGGGAAGAATATCTTGATATGGATACTTCTTCGTATAAGGATTGGACTCCTGTACGCGAATCTATTAAGGCTTATGGAATGAGAAACTGCCATACCATGGCAATTGCTCCTACAGCAACCATTTCTAATATTATTGGGGTGACTCAATCAGTAGAGCCTACGTATAAGCATTTGTTCGTAAAGTCAAATCTATCAGGGGAATTCACAGTACCTAATGTATATTTAATTCAAAAGCTGAAGGAATTGGGGCTTTGGGATGAAGATATGTTAGACGATTTAAAATATTTTGATGGTTCTTTGTTAGAAATAGAACGCATTCCTGATGACTTAAAAAAAATTTTTCTTACAGCATTTGAAATCGATCCCGAATGGATTATCGAATGTGCTTCTAGAAGGCAGAAATGGCTAGATATGGGGCAATCTCTTAACCTATATTTATCTGAGCCTAATGGTAAAAAATTATCAGCAATGTATCTTACAGCTTGGAAGAAGGGGCTAAAAACAACTTATTATTTAAGATCTTCAGCAGCAACTTCTGTAGAGAAGTCGTTTACTGATATTAATAAACGAGGGATTCAACCAAGATGGATGAAAAATAAATCAGCTTCCACAGATATCATTGTAGAAAGGTTTAAAGAAGTGCCAACCTGTTCTCTCGAAGAGGGTTGTGAATCTTGTCAGTAA
- a CDS encoding tRNA (mnm(5)s(2)U34)-methyltransferase — MFREIGKYQGNVVHLSHVIFQEVLIAGDCVVDATCGNGKDCVVLARLLKGKGKIVAYDVQQEALDRAKHLCLTSLSEEEHKIITFKKQSHEHINEVGAKLFHYNLGYLPRGDKCITTLEKTTIASIQKALTLVTNQGVITVVCYPGHEEGEKEMLALEKLGRELDPQQWEVETFYVINRKKAPRLLVFRSLQGRR, encoded by the coding sequence ATGTTTAGAGAAATAGGCAAATATCAGGGAAATGTTGTTCACCTCTCTCATGTAATTTTTCAAGAAGTTCTTATTGCTGGAGATTGCGTTGTCGATGCCACTTGCGGTAACGGTAAAGATTGCGTAGTTCTAGCACGTTTACTGAAAGGAAAAGGAAAAATTGTTGCTTATGATGTGCAACAGGAAGCCTTAGATAGAGCTAAACACTTGTGTTTAACATCGTTATCAGAAGAAGAACATAAAATCATAACATTTAAAAAACAATCACATGAGCACATTAACGAAGTAGGAGCGAAGTTATTTCATTATAATTTAGGTTACCTTCCTCGGGGTGATAAATGTATCACTACTTTAGAAAAAACTACGATAGCAAGTATTCAGAAAGCCTTGACTTTGGTCACAAATCAGGGGGTAATTACCGTAGTATGTTATCCAGGTCATGAAGAAGGAGAAAAGGAAATGTTAGCATTAGAAAAATTAGGGAGGGAACTCGATCCACAACAGTGGGAGGTAGAAACTTTTTATGTTATAAATAGAAAGAAAGCCCCTAGATTATTAGTATTCCGTTCCCTTCAAGGAAGGCGATAG